The genomic DNA CATATGACTTCGGCGCGGCGAGCCCGATGTGGTGGGGAACACTCGCCTTCATTGCCCTTGAAGCGGCCGGTTTCGCTCTGGCGATTGGTACCTATTTCTACCTGGCTGTCCTGGCCCGGCACTGGCCGATTGCGGCACCCGCACCTGATCTTGCACCGGGCACGGCAATATTGATTATTCTGCTCGTTAGCATTGTCCCCAATCATATAGTCGACCGCTGGGCTAGACAGCACGACCTTCAAAAGGTCCGCGCCGGCATGGTCGTAATGACGATCGTAGGGATTCTTCCCCTGATCGTGCGTATCTGGGAATTTCCCGCGCTTCACATCTCGTGGGACCAGAACGCCTACGGTTCGATCGTTTGGTTCCTCCTCTCGCTGCACACATCACATCTTCTCACCGACGTCGGAGACACGATCGTACTCGCTGTCCTGATGTTCACGCAAAAGGGCAAGGCCGGCCGCCGCCTCAGCGACGTGTCGGACAATGTGTTCTACTGGGACTTCGTAGTCGCCTCGTGGATGGTGCTCTATCTCGTCATCTATTGGACGCCGAGGATGTGATATGCAGGCGATCCGCAATGGCATTTCCTGGGCTGGCTTTGCCAGCGGGCCAACCGCTTGGGCAGTGTCGCTGCAGCTCGACTATGCGATTGCCGACTGGCAGTGCCATGCCGGCTTTCGTCCCACGGCACTGTTCTCGCTGTTGGCTGCCGCCGCCGCATTGGCAGGTACTGCTGTCCTGGCGCGCGCTCCGCCACGCCAGCTACGGCACAAGCCCGCCTCTGCAGGCGCGCGCGAGGCGCTTTCTCGCCAGAGCCTCGGTCGGCATCGGAGCGCTGTTTGCACTCGCCATGCTCGCGCAAATGGCGGCCGGGCTGATCTTCAGTGGGTGCGAACTGTGAGTGTGCCGGGATGCCTGCGGCGGCCGATCTGCTGCCAACGGCAGTCGCACTGGCCCGCGCGAGGGCCGGAAACCGTGGGCACCGGCCTGAGCCCGCGCTGCCCTATGCTGTGCGGCGGGCTCCTCTGCTCCAGTTCTGCCCTGCTTCAGGCTTTCGCAGCCACCGTCCTCCGGCTCATCGCTGCCAGCCTGGCATTGTTGGCCCTTTGCGGCGAACTGTCAGCAAATGAAATCCTGAGGGGTGAATATCTTGCACGAGCCGCCGACTGCGTCGGGTGTCACACCTCCAACCCAAGTCGACTGTTCGCCGGCGGCTATCGTGTGCCGACGCCCTTCGGCGATGTCTATTCTACCAACATCACGCCGGACCATGACACAGGCATTGGACGCTATTCCGAAGACGAATTCGTGCGAGCCGTCCGGGAAGGCGTAAGGCGGGACGGGACCAATCTTTATCCGGCCATGCCGTACGACAGCTTCGCCAGGATGAGCCGCGAGGAGGTGCTCGCGATCAGGACCTATCTCCTTGCGCAAACGCCGATCATTCAGCCACGACCGCGAAATACCCTGCCGTTCCCATTCAACCAGCGCTGGGCGCTCGGGCTGTGGAAACTCGCGAACTACCGTCCCGGCAGCTTCACGCTGGATCGAAGTCGATCCGAGGCCTGGAACCGGGGGGCCTATCTGGTAGATGTGCTCGGCCACTGCGGTGCCTGCCACACGCCGAGGAATGTGACATTCGGCGAGGATGACGATCACAAGCTCGCCGGCGGTGCCGCGGGCATCTGGCAGGCCTTTAACATCACCGGCGATAAGACGGCGGGCATCGGCGGCTGGAGCGACGATGAGCTATTTCGCTTTCTCAAGACAGGCGCCGCGGCTGGAAAGGCTTATGCCAGCGGTCCAATGGCGGAAACGGTGATGAACAGCCTGCAACATCTTTCGGATGACGACATCCGCGCCATCGTCGCCTATCTCAGGGACGTCCCTCCCCGATCCGGAGCCGAGCAGCAGCCCCGTTTCTCATGGAGTGGGACGATTACGGCCAGCGCTGCCGAACCGAGCAACGCGGCGCAAGCCAGCACCAACA from Mesorhizobium sp. M1E.F.Ca.ET.045.02.1.1 includes the following:
- a CDS encoding cytochrome C oxidase subunit III codes for the protein MKKRPIVDVSHLPTYDFGAASPMWWGTLAFIALEAAGFALAIGTYFYLAVLARHWPIAAPAPDLAPGTAILIILLVSIVPNHIVDRWARQHDLQKVRAGMVVMTIVGILPLIVRIWEFPALHISWDQNAYGSIVWFLLSLHTSHLLTDVGDTIVLAVLMFTQKGKAGRRLSDVSDNVFYWDFVVASWMVLYLVIYWTPRM
- a CDS encoding cytochrome c; protein product: MQAIRNGISWAGFASGPTAWAVSLQLDYAIADWQCHAGFRPTALFSLLAAAAALAGTAVLARAPPRQLRHKPASAGAREALSRQSLGRHRSAVCTRHARANGGRADLQWVRTVSVPGCLRRPICCQRQSHWPARGPETVGTGLSPRCPMLCGGLLCSSSALLQAFAATVLRLIAASLALLALCGELSANEILRGEYLARAADCVGCHTSNPSRLFAGGYRVPTPFGDVYSTNITPDHDTGIGRYSEDEFVRAVREGVRRDGTNLYPAMPYDSFARMSREEVLAIRTYLLAQTPIIQPRPRNTLPFPFNQRWALGLWKLANYRPGSFTLDRSRSEAWNRGAYLVDVLGHCGACHTPRNVTFGEDDDHKLAGGAAGIWQAFNITGDKTAGIGGWSDDELFRFLKTGAAAGKAYASGPMAETVMNSLQHLSDDDIRAIVAYLRDVPPRSGAEQQPRFSWSGTITASAAEPSNAAQASTNTAGHLYGSLCSGCHGFDGSGSPDSSYVTLTHNSTLGAATPENVVMAILTGVKAGDVAGRKSMAAFADWLDDGQVASLANYVTARFGNPELSVTAADVHQMRAGSTTEQTIILLAAQVLVIIGAGLSLGLLLLIAARLRLVPRLSYFTSAHRDTP